A single genomic interval of Stieleria maiorica harbors:
- a CDS encoding Hsp20/alpha crystallin family protein: MGLLTRHRSSFPTSIDRMRDEFDRALQNFWGGNGDFESMLPASEWQPSVDISETDQALQVKVDLPGIKPEDVEISVSEDRLTIKGERKEEAETDDKETKVHRIERRYGSFYRSIALPPGTKAEDVVAEADNGVITIHLPKGEVSKAKRVAVKAK, encoded by the coding sequence ATGGGACTTCTGACCAGACATCGTTCTTCCTTTCCGACAAGCATCGATCGGATGCGAGACGAATTTGATCGCGCGCTGCAAAACTTCTGGGGTGGAAACGGCGATTTCGAAAGCATGCTGCCGGCCAGCGAATGGCAACCGAGTGTTGACATCTCGGAGACCGACCAAGCATTGCAAGTCAAAGTCGATTTGCCGGGGATCAAACCCGAAGACGTTGAAATCAGCGTCAGCGAAGATCGGTTGACGATCAAGGGCGAGCGGAAAGAAGAAGCGGAAACCGACGACAAGGAAACCAAGGTGCATCGCATCGAACGTCGCTATGGATCATTCTATCGCAGCATCGCACTGCCTCCGGGGACCAAAGCCGAAGACGTGGTCGCCGAAGCCGACAACGGAGTGATCACGATCCATTTGCCCAAAGGCGAAGTCAGCAAGGCTAAACGGGTGGCGGTGAAAGCCAAGTAA
- the trxC gene encoding thioredoxin TrxC: MNAAPLTLVCSHCLAVNRVPADRLHDRPICGKCQTTLLPSAPVALTDQSFGKFVARSDVPVLVDFWASWCGPCRMMAPAFTEAAAELSPQFILAKLDTDAAPQTAGQFSLSGIPTIILFLRGSEIARQSGAMNTDQIVHWARSSAPRV; encoded by the coding sequence ATGAATGCTGCTCCCCTGACGCTGGTTTGCTCCCACTGCCTTGCCGTCAATCGAGTCCCCGCAGATCGTCTCCATGACCGACCGATCTGTGGCAAATGCCAAACCACGCTGCTGCCCTCCGCACCGGTCGCGCTGACCGATCAGTCCTTCGGCAAGTTCGTCGCACGCTCCGATGTCCCGGTGCTCGTGGACTTTTGGGCGTCGTGGTGCGGCCCCTGTCGAATGATGGCCCCCGCATTTACCGAAGCCGCCGCAGAACTGTCTCCCCAGTTCATCCTGGCGAAACTGGACACCGACGCCGCACCGCAAACGGCCGGTCAGTTTTCGCTGTCCGGTATTCCGACGATCATTTTGTTTCTGCGGGGCAGCGAAATCGCGCGCCAATCGGGCGCGATGAACACCGACCAAATCGTTCACTGGGCCCGATCGAGCGCGCCTCGGGTGTGA
- a CDS encoding group I truncated hemoglobin yields MSDDSQVLFDRLGGTAAVAAIVQEMYARVLEDPELAPFFEGVSMERLRTMQFHFLASAFDGPAEYSGADLTRIHAGRGITAVHFAKFCGHFADAMEDYGASKRDVDDALGRLALYKDKITGDANVDG; encoded by the coding sequence ATGTCTGACGATTCTCAAGTCCTGTTTGACCGTCTTGGCGGCACCGCCGCAGTCGCTGCGATTGTTCAAGAAATGTATGCCCGAGTTCTGGAGGATCCGGAGTTGGCACCGTTTTTTGAGGGGGTCTCGATGGAACGCTTGCGGACGATGCAATTCCATTTTCTGGCGTCGGCCTTTGACGGGCCTGCCGAGTATTCGGGGGCCGATTTGACCCGGATCCATGCCGGTCGCGGGATCACCGCGGTGCACTTCGCAAAATTCTGTGGGCACTTCGCCGACGCGATGGAAGACTACGGCGCCTCCAAACGCGACGTCGATGACGCCTTGGGGCGACTGGCACTGTACAAAGACAAGATCACCGGCGACGCCAACGTCGACGGGTAA
- the ppsA gene encoding phosphoenolpyruvate synthase, with amino-acid sequence MSTAADSATDAIRWFDQVGMDDVGIVGGKNASLGEMYRELTPRGVRIPNGFATTASAYRRHLSESGLDDKIQQILSGINYRDVGSLQHHGRIIRHMILDTPLSDELSKAIVDAYHRLSKERGELADVAVRSSATAEDLPDASFAGQQETYLNVRGQASLLDACRRCLASLFTDRAISYRAHHNYDHMQVALSIGIQQMVRSDLASSGVMFSIDTETGFRDAVLINAAYGLGENVVQGSVNPDEYYVFKPTLRDGYRPILKRTVGSKSIKMVYDLGGSKMTKNVPVADDMAKRQALSDEDILQLARWACVIEDHYSDLRGTFCPMDMEWAKDGNTGELFIVQARPETVQSRRSVHELQRYHLQRQGEQLLEGRSVGEKIAVGPVRLVHDVNELSHFRDGEILVTDKTDPDWEPVMKRAAGIVTNRGGRTCHAAIVSRELGLPAIVGTGEATDRLRDGQVVTVSCASGDVGVVYDGELPFEVETIDLGAIGRPKTKIMMNVATPDEAFALSSLPNDGVGLARVEFIISNSVRVHPQALIDFHQLAPSTRAAVDQATYGYDDKPQFFIDRLSEGIAMIAAAFYPKDVIVRMSDFKTNEYANLIGGRAYEPKEENPMIGFRGASRYYSDRFRDSFALECKAAQRVRREMGLTNVKLMVPFCRTIEEGKRVQAEMAKHGLVRGENGLEIYVMCEIPSNVILADQFAEIFDGFSIGSNDLTQLTLAVDRDSAILAHVFDEQNEAVKRMISSVIAQAKRSGRKIGICGQAPSDYPQFAEFLVQQGIDSLSLTPDSVLKTTMHILKVEAAGS; translated from the coding sequence ATGAGTACGGCAGCAGACTCCGCCACGGACGCGATTCGCTGGTTTGACCAAGTCGGCATGGACGATGTCGGCATCGTTGGCGGCAAGAACGCCTCGTTGGGCGAGATGTATCGCGAATTGACGCCCCGCGGCGTGCGGATTCCCAACGGGTTTGCGACGACGGCGTCGGCCTATCGTCGGCATTTATCGGAGAGCGGGCTGGACGACAAGATCCAGCAGATTCTCAGTGGGATCAATTATCGGGACGTCGGGTCGCTGCAACATCACGGCCGGATCATTCGTCACATGATCCTCGATACGCCGCTGTCGGACGAGTTGTCCAAGGCGATCGTCGACGCCTACCACCGGTTGTCCAAGGAGCGTGGTGAATTGGCCGACGTTGCGGTCCGCAGCAGCGCGACGGCGGAGGATTTACCGGACGCCAGTTTCGCCGGCCAACAGGAGACGTATTTGAATGTTCGCGGACAGGCCAGCTTGTTGGACGCGTGTCGACGCTGTTTGGCGTCGTTGTTCACCGATCGGGCGATTTCCTACCGCGCGCACCACAACTATGACCACATGCAGGTGGCGCTATCGATCGGAATCCAACAGATGGTGCGTTCGGATCTGGCGTCGTCGGGGGTGATGTTTTCGATCGACACCGAAACCGGTTTTCGTGACGCGGTGTTGATCAACGCCGCTTATGGTCTGGGCGAGAATGTGGTCCAGGGGAGCGTGAATCCGGACGAGTACTACGTGTTTAAACCGACGCTCCGCGACGGCTATCGCCCGATTTTGAAGCGGACGGTGGGGTCCAAGTCCATCAAGATGGTGTACGACTTGGGCGGCAGCAAGATGACCAAGAACGTGCCGGTCGCCGATGACATGGCCAAACGTCAGGCGCTCAGCGACGAAGACATTTTGCAGCTGGCGCGGTGGGCGTGTGTGATCGAGGACCACTACAGCGACCTGCGCGGTACGTTTTGCCCGATGGACATGGAGTGGGCCAAGGACGGGAATACGGGGGAATTGTTCATCGTTCAAGCCCGGCCCGAGACGGTCCAGTCGCGGCGCTCGGTGCATGAATTACAACGTTACCATCTTCAACGTCAGGGCGAGCAACTGCTGGAGGGACGCTCGGTCGGCGAGAAGATCGCGGTGGGCCCGGTCCGCCTGGTTCACGATGTGAATGAATTATCCCACTTCCGAGACGGCGAGATTTTGGTGACCGACAAGACGGATCCGGATTGGGAACCGGTGATGAAGCGTGCCGCGGGAATCGTCACCAACCGCGGCGGTCGGACCTGTCATGCAGCGATCGTCAGCCGTGAACTGGGGTTGCCAGCGATCGTCGGCACCGGCGAGGCAACCGATCGATTGCGTGACGGCCAGGTCGTCACGGTCAGCTGTGCCAGCGGCGATGTCGGCGTCGTTTATGACGGAGAACTACCGTTCGAAGTCGAGACGATTGATCTGGGCGCGATCGGGCGACCGAAAACCAAGATCATGATGAACGTCGCGACGCCCGACGAGGCCTTTGCGCTGTCGTCACTCCCCAACGACGGAGTCGGCCTGGCGCGGGTGGAGTTCATCATTTCCAACTCCGTCAGGGTGCACCCACAAGCATTAATCGATTTTCACCAACTGGCCCCCAGCACCCGCGCCGCGGTAGATCAGGCGACGTACGGATACGACGACAAACCACAATTCTTTATCGACCGTTTGTCCGAAGGCATCGCCATGATTGCCGCCGCGTTTTATCCGAAAGATGTGATCGTTCGAATGAGCGATTTCAAAACGAACGAGTACGCGAATCTGATCGGGGGCCGGGCGTATGAGCCGAAGGAAGAGAATCCGATGATCGGTTTTCGGGGCGCGTCGCGGTATTACAGCGACCGGTTTCGCGATTCGTTCGCGCTCGAGTGCAAAGCCGCCCAGCGGGTCCGCCGGGAGATGGGGCTGACCAACGTCAAGCTGATGGTTCCGTTTTGTCGCACGATCGAAGAAGGAAAACGCGTGCAAGCGGAGATGGCGAAACACGGCTTGGTGCGTGGCGAAAACGGTTTAGAGATCTACGTGATGTGCGAGATCCCCAGCAACGTGATCCTGGCCGATCAATTCGCGGAGATTTTCGATGGGTTCTCGATCGGGTCCAATGACCTGACGCAATTGACGTTGGCGGTTGATCGCGATTCGGCCATCCTGGCCCACGTCTTCGATGAACAGAACGAGGCGGTCAAGCGAATGATTTCCAGCGTGATCGCCCAGGCAAAGCGAAGCGGCCGCAAGATCGGAATCTGCGGCCAGGCGCCGAGCGACTACCCGCAGTTTGCCGAGTTTCTGGTCCAACAGGGGATCGACAGTCTTTCCCTGACCCCCGATTCGGTGTTGAAGACGACGATGCACATCCTGAAAGTCGAGGCGGCCGGTTCCTGA
- a CDS encoding prenyltransferase/squalene oxidase repeat-containing protein, with translation MNSFARCLLAAVSVLMLGPSDARTEETIRIGDEVRPLPVVEPAAEDDLQTAIGRGVEFLIADQNANGSWGSPTKTKGLNIYAPVPGAHHAFRAGTTSLALSALLEVAPEDPKAQATIDQAEAWLYEHLGSLRRASGDAIYNVWGHAYSIQALVRLHRRHAGESAAQEKIVALIRDQFEMLQRYESVDGGWGYYDFRYQANQPTSSSISFVNGAVLIALAEARDIGVEPPERIVARAVAATNRQKKSDFSYLYGEYLKDRPAREINRPGGSLGRTQCCNAALRAWGDETVTDDVVKTWLYRLYVRNGWLDIGRKRPIPHESWMQVAGYFYYFGHYYGALCLEQLPPDDRAPFQAMLAKLILDRQEKNGSWWDYPLYDYHRPYGTGFALMTLHRCKAVGGEMTEK, from the coding sequence ATGAACTCCTTTGCGCGATGTTTGCTGGCGGCGGTTTCCGTCCTGATGCTCGGCCCGTCCGACGCTCGGACTGAGGAAACGATTCGGATCGGGGATGAAGTCCGCCCGTTGCCCGTGGTCGAGCCGGCGGCGGAAGACGATTTGCAGACTGCGATCGGACGCGGCGTCGAGTTCTTGATCGCCGACCAGAACGCAAACGGGTCGTGGGGATCGCCGACCAAAACCAAGGGGTTGAATATCTATGCGCCGGTCCCGGGGGCGCACCATGCCTTTCGCGCCGGAACAACTTCGCTGGCACTGTCGGCGCTGTTGGAAGTCGCGCCCGAGGATCCGAAAGCCCAAGCGACGATCGATCAGGCCGAGGCTTGGCTGTACGAGCATCTCGGGTCCCTGCGTCGCGCCAGTGGCGATGCGATCTACAACGTCTGGGGACACGCCTACTCGATCCAGGCACTCGTGCGTTTGCACCGACGACACGCCGGTGAGAGTGCCGCCCAAGAAAAAATTGTCGCGTTGATCCGCGATCAGTTTGAAATGCTGCAGCGGTATGAATCGGTCGACGGCGGCTGGGGCTACTACGATTTTCGCTACCAGGCGAATCAACCGACATCCAGCTCGATCAGTTTCGTCAACGGCGCCGTATTGATCGCGTTGGCCGAGGCCCGTGACATCGGAGTCGAGCCTCCCGAGCGAATCGTCGCACGGGCCGTCGCCGCCACCAACCGCCAAAAGAAGTCCGATTTCAGTTACTTGTACGGTGAGTATCTGAAAGATCGACCGGCCCGGGAAATCAATCGCCCGGGCGGAAGTTTGGGACGGACGCAGTGCTGCAACGCCGCGCTCCGGGCGTGGGGAGACGAAACGGTGACCGACGACGTGGTCAAAACCTGGCTGTACCGACTGTATGTCCGCAACGGATGGCTGGACATCGGGCGCAAACGGCCGATTCCGCACGAGTCTTGGATGCAAGTGGCGGGCTACTTTTATTATTTCGGACACTACTACGGTGCCCTCTGTTTGGAACAACTTCCGCCCGATGATCGGGCGCCCTTTCAGGCCATGCTGGCCAAGCTGATCTTGGATCGTCAAGAAAAGAACGGATCGTGGTGGGATTACCCGTTGTACGATTACCATCGCCCCTACGGTACCGGGTTCGCACTGATGACGCTGCACCGTTGCAAAGCGGTCGGTGGGGAGATGACAGAAAAATAG
- a CDS encoding phytanoyl-CoA dioxygenase family protein, whose translation MSAPIPHLDREQYQRDGFLLRKSLFDAEEIDLLRRSAREDKQLDDHAFGRADGEGGTVRLSLWNHPGQGIYGAFARCHRMVDTAEQLLDDEPYHYHSKMIMKDARVGGAWAWHQDYGYWYANGVLTPNLVSAFIAVDPATRENGCLQVIRGSHHCGRIHHQLTGDQAGADVERVGEILKRMELVYVEMDPGDVLFFHANLLHRSDQNKSDNPRWSMICCYNAKSNDPYKDSHHPRYTPIQRLDDSAIKTIGVKRFDEDTAEAAFLDPDHDASAKSLQDE comes from the coding sequence ATGTCCGCACCGATCCCCCATCTTGACCGCGAGCAATACCAGCGCGACGGGTTTCTGCTTCGCAAGTCGCTGTTCGACGCCGAAGAAATCGACCTGCTGCGACGATCCGCTCGGGAAGACAAACAGCTCGACGATCACGCTTTCGGTCGTGCCGATGGCGAAGGTGGGACGGTGCGATTGTCGCTTTGGAATCATCCCGGCCAAGGCATCTATGGCGCCTTCGCCCGCTGTCACCGGATGGTCGACACCGCCGAGCAACTGCTCGATGACGAACCCTATCATTACCATTCCAAAATGATCATGAAAGACGCCCGCGTCGGCGGCGCGTGGGCCTGGCACCAGGACTACGGGTACTGGTACGCAAACGGCGTCCTGACGCCGAACCTGGTCAGCGCCTTCATCGCCGTGGACCCCGCCACCCGCGAAAACGGTTGCTTGCAGGTCATCCGAGGCTCCCATCATTGCGGACGGATTCACCATCAATTGACCGGTGATCAAGCTGGGGCGGACGTCGAACGGGTGGGTGAGATTTTAAAACGAATGGAATTGGTTTATGTCGAAATGGATCCCGGTGACGTTTTGTTCTTCCACGCCAACCTGTTGCATCGCAGCGATCAGAACAAGTCGGACAATCCGCGTTGGTCGATGATCTGTTGCTACAACGCAAAATCCAATGATCCCTACAAGGATTCGCATCACCCCCGCTACACACCGATCCAACGCTTGGACGATTCGGCGATCAAGACAATCGGCGTCAAACGATTCGATGAGGATACCGCCGAAGCCGCCTTTCTGGATCCCGACCATGACGCCAGCGCCAAGTCGCTGCAGGACGAGTAA
- a CDS encoding bifunctional aminoglycoside phosphotransferase/ATP-binding protein, with the protein MSHADATATANRPTDSQLIQALTRPEAYPKIIASGRDPGPIELHQTHISWVFLVGDVAFKIKKPVRNAFLDYSTLEKRKHFCEEELRLDRRFASDLYLDVVPLSLCDGQPIVEGSGEPFEYAVKMRRFPSGALLSERIESDKLTTDEVFELARCVADFHQSAERLDLKTGNKQLGSIESVYRNATDNLTALRNVVGGDSAKVVRVLGDWTDRYFHEHRRVFSQRVANGFIRECHGDMHLANIVHWGDQLIPFDGIEFNESFRWIDVLSDAAFAAMDFAARERLDLSRSFINAYLENTGDHASLVVLRWYLVYRALIRAKVSAIRASQPGMSAADQTAAMDDCEHHVELAYQFSLRDRPQLWITHGVSGSGKTTASQWVVQQHGAIRLRSDIERKRHFGLAPSDRVSDRQKQTLYCETAHHATYERLHRMARCILRSGYPVIVDATFLRQADRQTFRSLASREGATFGILDCRADEQTLRQRITDRIARDEDASDADLAVLDQQLASRQPLSQQEQNSVVETRD; encoded by the coding sequence ATGAGTCACGCCGATGCCACCGCGACCGCCAACCGTCCGACGGATTCACAACTGATCCAGGCACTCACCCGCCCCGAGGCGTATCCCAAAATCATCGCTTCGGGCCGCGATCCCGGACCGATCGAACTGCACCAGACGCACATCTCGTGGGTCTTTCTGGTCGGCGATGTCGCGTTCAAGATCAAAAAACCCGTTCGCAATGCCTTCCTGGATTATTCCACGCTGGAGAAACGCAAGCACTTTTGCGAAGAGGAACTCCGCTTGGACCGCAGGTTTGCCTCGGATCTTTACCTCGATGTCGTTCCGCTTTCATTGTGCGATGGACAACCGATCGTCGAGGGCTCGGGAGAGCCGTTCGAATACGCGGTCAAGATGCGGCGATTTCCGTCGGGCGCGCTGCTCAGTGAACGCATCGAATCGGACAAGCTGACGACCGACGAAGTGTTCGAACTGGCACGATGTGTGGCGGATTTTCATCAATCGGCCGAGCGTCTGGACCTCAAAACCGGGAACAAGCAACTCGGTTCGATCGAATCGGTTTACCGAAACGCGACCGACAACCTGACGGCACTTCGGAATGTGGTCGGCGGCGATTCGGCCAAGGTCGTCCGCGTCCTCGGCGATTGGACCGACAGGTACTTTCACGAGCACCGCCGCGTCTTTTCCCAGCGTGTCGCCAACGGGTTCATTCGTGAGTGTCACGGTGACATGCACCTGGCAAACATCGTTCACTGGGGCGACCAACTGATCCCCTTTGACGGAATCGAGTTCAACGAGTCATTTCGTTGGATCGACGTGCTGAGCGATGCGGCGTTCGCGGCGATGGACTTTGCGGCCCGAGAGCGATTGGATCTGTCACGCAGCTTTATCAATGCCTACTTAGAAAACACCGGCGACCACGCCTCGCTGGTCGTGCTGCGTTGGTACCTGGTCTATCGCGCGCTGATTCGTGCCAAAGTGTCGGCGATCCGTGCGTCCCAGCCCGGCATGTCGGCCGCCGATCAGACCGCCGCGATGGACGATTGTGAACACCATGTCGAATTGGCATACCAGTTTTCGCTGCGTGACCGCCCCCAATTGTGGATCACGCACGGGGTCAGCGGCAGCGGCAAAACGACCGCCAGCCAGTGGGTCGTGCAGCAACACGGTGCGATTCGTCTGCGCAGCGACATCGAGCGCAAGCGGCACTTCGGATTGGCCCCTTCCGACCGCGTCAGCGACCGGCAAAAGCAAACCCTGTACTGCGAAACGGCGCACCATGCCACCTACGAACGTTTGCACAGGATGGCACGCTGCATCCTTCGTTCCGGCTATCCGGTCATCGTCGATGCGACCTTCCTGCGGCAGGCCGACCGCCAGACCTTTCGATCCTTGGCCAGTCGCGAAGGGGCGACGTTCGGAATCCTTGATTGCCGCGCCGACGAACAAACGCTGCGGCAACGGATCACCGACCGCATCGCCCGCGACGAGGATGCTTCGGACGCCGATCTGGCAGTGCTCGATCAACAGCTTGCCAGTCGCCAACCGCTTTCGCAGCAGGAACAAAACAGCGTGGTCGAAACCCGCGACTAG
- a CDS encoding universal stress protein: MQRFKNILVYAGTDDPETAIARAFEIAKENKAVVTLMDVIKPLPSAIGIMTHEASPDKLEHLLIEDRGQRLVDLANQFCRESLSVEILVRCGSPAQEITKRVLAGGHDLVIKTADGCTTTGRLFGSIARTLLRICPCPLWILKPKVHAAFNQVLAAIDLDADDETHLKLNNDILELAYAVARRDQAKLHLVSVWDMWMEQSLRRRAGDAEVDAALAKREAKVRNRLDRLLQPPFEGGDEIEVHLQRGQAATNILGVADEIEADLVVMGTVCRTGVAGFLIGNTAENLLSAMKCSVLALKPEGFQSPIEINEDDETAESCMLPMT; this comes from the coding sequence ATGCAACGATTTAAGAACATCTTGGTTTATGCGGGAACGGATGACCCGGAAACAGCGATCGCACGGGCCTTTGAGATTGCCAAGGAAAACAAGGCCGTGGTCACGCTGATGGATGTGATTAAACCCTTGCCCAGTGCGATCGGAATCATGACGCACGAGGCCAGTCCGGATAAATTGGAGCATTTGCTGATCGAAGACCGCGGACAGAGGTTGGTCGATCTGGCCAATCAGTTCTGCCGCGAAAGTCTGTCGGTCGAGATCCTGGTCCGTTGCGGTTCGCCCGCTCAAGAAATCACCAAGCGGGTGCTCGCCGGCGGGCATGATCTGGTCATCAAGACCGCCGACGGATGCACGACGACCGGGCGTTTGTTCGGCAGCATCGCTCGGACACTGCTGCGAATTTGTCCCTGCCCCCTTTGGATCCTGAAACCCAAGGTCCACGCGGCGTTCAACCAGGTGCTCGCGGCCATCGACTTGGATGCCGATGATGAAACCCATTTGAAACTGAACAACGACATTCTGGAATTGGCCTATGCGGTCGCCCGGCGTGACCAGGCAAAATTGCATCTGGTCAGCGTCTGGGACATGTGGATGGAACAATCCCTGCGCAGACGCGCCGGAGACGCAGAGGTCGATGCGGCGCTTGCCAAACGCGAAGCCAAGGTGCGCAATCGCCTGGATCGGTTGTTGCAGCCGCCGTTTGAAGGCGGCGACGAAATCGAAGTCCACCTGCAGCGCGGGCAAGCGGCAACCAATATTCTTGGTGTCGCCGATGAGATCGAAGCCGACCTGGTTGTCATGGGGACGGTTTGCCGCACGGGAGTGGCCGGATTTCTGATCGGCAACACCGCCGAAAACCTGCTCTCGGCGATGAAGTGTTCCGTCCTCGCACTCAAACCCGAAGGATTCCAATCCCCGATTGAAATCAATGAAGACGACGAAACGGCAGAATCATGCATGTTGCCGATGACCTAA
- a CDS encoding Gfo/Idh/MocA family protein — MPDRPAPEPLDYLPTLPRNLDVGIGCIGAGFIMADCHLVAYREAGLQPVAITSRTAENARRVAERHSIGSVYSTYHEMLQDRRVEVVDIAVPPDCLLDVVRDVVKSPQIRGILAQKPLGVCLDQAEQIVQLCRDAGITLCVNQNMRYDQSVRACHHLIHRGDLGDPVLATIDMRAIPHWMPWQQRQGWVTCRIMSIHHLDTMRYWFGNPDRVYASFRTDPRTQFDHHDGIGLYILEYESGLRCMICDDVWTGPAREGAAQAIGITYRVEGTEGLALGEIGWPKYPERTPSTLQYSTTSTGIWHRPQWDQVWFPDAFLGPMAELLVALETDSQPAINGDDNLATMALVDACYQSAREHRAVELDR; from the coding sequence ATGCCTGACCGCCCCGCCCCTGAACCGCTGGACTACCTGCCCACCTTGCCCCGAAATCTGGACGTCGGCATCGGGTGCATCGGCGCGGGCTTCATCATGGCCGACTGCCATCTGGTCGCGTATCGCGAGGCCGGATTGCAACCGGTCGCCATCACCTCGCGCACGGCCGAAAATGCTCGGCGGGTCGCCGAGCGTCATTCGATCGGCTCGGTTTACTCGACCTACCATGAAATGCTGCAGGACCGGCGCGTCGAAGTCGTCGACATCGCCGTCCCGCCGGATTGCTTGCTCGATGTCGTCCGCGACGTTGTGAAATCCCCGCAGATCCGAGGCATCCTGGCACAAAAACCACTCGGCGTCTGCCTGGACCAGGCCGAACAGATCGTTCAATTGTGTCGCGATGCGGGCATCACGCTGTGCGTGAACCAAAACATGCGTTACGACCAATCGGTCCGAGCCTGTCATCATCTGATTCATCGCGGTGACCTGGGCGATCCGGTCTTGGCAACGATCGACATGCGAGCGATCCCGCACTGGATGCCTTGGCAACAGCGTCAGGGTTGGGTCACCTGTCGTATCATGTCGATCCATCACCTGGACACCATGCGCTACTGGTTCGGCAACCCGGATCGCGTCTATGCCAGCTTTCGGACCGATCCGCGGACTCAGTTCGATCACCACGACGGCATCGGGCTTTACATCCTGGAATACGAATCGGGGCTGCGCTGCATGATCTGCGATGACGTCTGGACCGGACCGGCACGCGAAGGGGCCGCCCAGGCCATCGGCATCACCTATCGTGTCGAAGGCACCGAAGGGCTGGCACTGGGGGAAATCGGATGGCCCAAGTACCCGGAACGAACCCCCAGCACGTTGCAGTACAGCACCACGTCGACCGGCATTTGGCATCGCCCGCAATGGGACCAGGTCTGGTTTCCCGACGCATTCTTGGGACCGATGGCGGAATTGTTGGTCGCATTGGAAACCGATAGCCAACCGGCAATCAACGGCGACGACAATTTAGCCACCATGGCACTGGTCGACGCCTGCTATCAATCAGCCCGCGAGCACCGGGCAGTGGAATTGGATCGGTAG
- a CDS encoding sigma-54-dependent transcriptional regulator has translation MSNSPIKLLLVEDEDDFRETSARWMERKGHDVSAAASGAEALELCAQDSFDVAVFDMNMPGMSGMELLQRVQQDKIEMEVIILTGQGTIESAVSAMKLGACDFLTKPCSLGDLEHHCMLARDRGRLRRENKQLKAIISRSRPALELVGESPSMRQVVKMVHKVAPTDKPVLIQGESGTGKEVVARAIQQNSRLSDRPFVTINCAALPEQLVESELFGHQRGSFTGATSDKPGLFEIADGGTLFIDEIGELPLSLQPKLLRVLEDGSMRRIGSHKERFVNVRIIAATNRDLAKEVESGNFREDLFYRVNVLSLQLPPLRERSGDVDRLVDHYLPVPWHVDQTARDALNRYPWPGNVRQLINVIQRATILADGHDVTLDDLPSEIADCADGDAPRHPSDRGGNADSSESDHGDAAFKPESLKLDDIAKAHVMYVLAKENGNKAKAARVLGIHRRKLYRLLERFNGSEAEAPLSAVE, from the coding sequence GCCTTGGAATTGTGCGCCCAAGACAGTTTTGACGTCGCGGTGTTCGACATGAATATGCCGGGGATGTCGGGGATGGAGTTGCTGCAGCGGGTCCAGCAAGACAAGATCGAGATGGAAGTGATCATCTTGACCGGCCAGGGCACGATCGAATCGGCGGTTTCGGCGATGAAGTTGGGCGCATGCGATTTCTTGACGAAACCATGTTCGCTGGGCGACCTGGAACACCATTGCATGTTGGCCCGCGATCGAGGCCGTTTGCGTCGCGAAAACAAACAGCTCAAAGCGATCATTTCGCGCAGCCGTCCCGCGTTGGAACTGGTCGGTGAATCACCGTCGATGCGGCAAGTCGTCAAGATGGTCCACAAGGTCGCCCCCACGGACAAACCGGTCTTGATCCAGGGTGAAAGCGGCACCGGGAAAGAGGTGGTGGCCCGCGCGATTCAACAGAACAGCCGCCTGAGCGACAGACCCTTTGTCACCATCAACTGCGCCGCGCTACCGGAACAGTTGGTCGAAAGCGAACTGTTCGGCCACCAGAGAGGATCCTTCACCGGCGCGACATCCGACAAACCCGGTCTGTTCGAAATCGCCGACGGAGGCACGTTGTTTATCGACGAAATCGGTGAACTGCCGCTTTCTTTGCAGCCCAAACTGTTGCGTGTCTTGGAAGACGGCTCGATGCGACGCATCGGATCGCACAAGGAACGGTTCGTCAACGTGCGAATCATCGCCGCGACCAACCGGGACCTGGCCAAGGAAGTCGAATCCGGGAATTTCCGCGAGGATCTGTTCTACCGCGTCAACGTGCTCTCCCTGCAACTCCCCCCACTGCGGGAACGCAGCGGCGACGTGGATCGATTGGTCGATCATTATTTGCCGGTTCCGTGGCATGTCGACCAGACCGCCCGCGATGCGCTCAATCGCTACCCCTGGCCCGGAAACGTTCGGCAGCTGATCAACGTGATCCAACGCGCCACGATTCTGGCCGATGGTCACGATGTGACGCTGGACGACCTGCCCTCTGAAATCGCCGATTGTGCCGATGGCGACGCCCCGCGGCACCCCAGCGACCGTGGCGGCAACGCCGATTCATCCGAATCCGATCACGGCGACGCGGCCTTTAAACCCGAATCGCTGAAACTGGACGACATCGCCAAAGCACACGTGATGTACGTGTTGGCCAAAGAGAATGGCAACAAAGCCAAAGCGGCTCGCGTGTTGGGCATCCACCGACGCAAACTCTATCGATTGCTGGAACGTTTCAACGGCAGCGAAGCGGAAGCACCGTTGAGCGCGGTCGAGTGA